A portion of the Streptomyces sp. NBC_01335 genome contains these proteins:
- a CDS encoding phosphatase PAP2 family protein, translating into MAGLALDGSNPDVSLLYDINGLAKSSPAWLDSVMEFVGEYGIMLGMVLVVLWCWWNARRRGTAEDSVTAVAALVWAPLAAGIALLVNIPIRGFVERPRPFKDHAGLDVLVDGKNDFSFVSDHATMAMAMAVGIFVAGRKFGFVALGLAFAEGFCRVWMGVHYPTDVVGGLALGTAVTLLLAPLATALLTPLVAAVSRSPRAGFLVRSRRAARPAGGLGGTLGVPEPRSSRGGGTGDKDLAA; encoded by the coding sequence ATGGCTGGACTCGCACTCGATGGGTCGAACCCCGACGTCAGCCTGCTCTACGACATCAACGGGCTGGCGAAGTCCTCTCCGGCGTGGCTCGACAGCGTCATGGAGTTCGTCGGTGAGTACGGGATCATGCTCGGCATGGTCCTGGTGGTCCTGTGGTGCTGGTGGAACGCCCGCCGGCGCGGCACGGCCGAGGACTCGGTGACGGCGGTCGCCGCACTCGTCTGGGCTCCGCTCGCCGCGGGGATCGCCCTTCTCGTCAACATCCCCATCCGGGGGTTCGTGGAGCGCCCGCGTCCGTTCAAGGACCATGCGGGGCTCGACGTCCTGGTCGACGGCAAGAACGACTTCTCCTTCGTCAGCGACCACGCCACCATGGCGATGGCCATGGCGGTCGGGATCTTCGTGGCGGGCCGGAAGTTCGGGTTCGTCGCGTTGGGGCTCGCGTTCGCGGAGGGGTTCTGCCGCGTCTGGATGGGCGTGCACTACCCGACCGACGTCGTCGGCGGCCTCGCCCTGGGTACGGCCGTCACGCTCCTCCTCGCCCCGCTGGCCACGGCGTTGCTGACCCCGCTGGTGGCGGCCGTCTCCCGGTCGCCGCGGGCGGGCTTCCTCGTGCGGTCGCGGCGGGCGGCCCGCCCGGCCGGCGGCCTCGGCGGGACGCTCGGAGTCCCCGAGCCGAGATCGAGCCGCGGCGGCGGTACGGGCGACAAGGACCTCGCCGCCTGA
- a CDS encoding C40 family peptidase has translation MRKYWVVVGGGIGLCLSFVGLLVVGTYSAAAGIAGANGSVGLAAGAVPARYQPLVEKWGTLCAAINPALLAAQLYQESGWNPRAQSAAAAQGIAQFIPGTWATHGVDGDGDGDRDVWDPADAIPSAASYDCELAGYVKDVPGDPTDNMLASYNAGAYRVIRAGGVPAIAETQNYVKIIRSLEKSFAKPVGRVAPSQQAAGAIYYAQQKLNTPYLWGGNGTAEQGGRFDCSGLTQAAYRSVGIELPRVANDQYNAGAHPARDELLPGDLVFFSDDLTNSRAIHHVGIYVGGGYMINAPYTGAVIRFDKIDSPDYFGATRVTKDGAAALPTALPQA, from the coding sequence GTGCGGAAATACTGGGTGGTCGTCGGCGGCGGGATCGGGTTGTGCCTCAGCTTCGTGGGGCTGCTCGTCGTCGGTACGTACTCCGCCGCCGCGGGTATCGCGGGGGCGAACGGGTCGGTCGGGCTGGCCGCGGGGGCGGTGCCCGCGCGGTATCAGCCGCTCGTGGAGAAGTGGGGCACGCTCTGCGCCGCGATCAACCCGGCGCTGCTCGCCGCCCAGCTCTACCAGGAGAGCGGCTGGAACCCGCGGGCGCAGAGCGCGGCGGCGGCCCAGGGGATCGCGCAGTTCATCCCGGGCACCTGGGCCACGCACGGTGTCGACGGGGACGGCGACGGGGACCGGGACGTGTGGGACCCGGCCGACGCCATCCCGTCGGCAGCCTCCTACGACTGTGAGCTCGCCGGGTACGTGAAGGACGTGCCGGGTGATCCGACCGACAACATGCTCGCCTCCTACAACGCGGGCGCGTACCGGGTCATCCGGGCGGGCGGGGTTCCGGCGATCGCCGAGACGCAGAACTACGTCAAGATCATCCGTTCGCTGGAGAAGAGCTTCGCGAAGCCGGTCGGCCGGGTGGCGCCCTCCCAGCAGGCGGCCGGGGCGATCTACTACGCGCAGCAGAAGCTGAACACGCCGTACCTCTGGGGCGGCAACGGTACGGCGGAGCAGGGCGGCCGGTTCGACTGCTCCGGGCTGACGCAGGCCGCGTACCGGAGCGTGGGCATCGAGCTCCCCCGGGTCGCCAACGACCAGTACAACGCGGGGGCGCATCCGGCCCGGGACGAGCTGCTCCCCGGCGATCTGGTGTTCTTCTCCGACGATCTGACCAACTCGCGGGCCATTCACCACGTGGGGATCTACGTCGGTGGCGGGTACATGATCAACGCACCGTACACCGGGGCGGTGATCCGCTTCGACAAGATCGACAGCCCCGACTACTTCGGTGCGACGCGGGTCACCAAGGACGGTGCCGCGGCGCTCCCCACCGCTCTCCCCCAGGCGTGA
- a CDS encoding alpha/beta hydrolase, producing the protein MSTVVGVINVLTLASSVDAVDGQLLGVLLYAALPGIVGLVLSFYARIHGRGVWFGLVAVHVWLVLGSLATLGAGDVGVSGLPQLVMPVAVVVLLFRPAARGWFRLARAERDVEPRFRVRGLRLLVARRDGGQTAMEYLGLVLIVAALVGAIMATTVGTQLTGEIRNAICQLTGGACSSPGSDVVAGGRSGEGEAGSSGGPGSSGGSGGSAGSGGSGGSSGAGGSAAAGGTQTGTEGATGALSGEGSDTAGSATTAGSTSSAGSDTGTGGTGTGGTGGTGTGGTGSGDTSTTGTSTAGTSTAGTPTTTKSTTPGNTKTPGFFESLVGDGLGGDLRGAAKAIGSPVKSVTGVVDQWSELTGAAREKWASGDHAGAIGAWVEASGGVGVGGMGLPGSGPRVVAAVREDERQYLNDRIPVSASAAGRKAWWDGLSQADRGRYLELSPERIGNLDGIPAAVRDQANRQNLQTLITELEGKDDKKSKQILEGMKEIDRQLKEGSQPPMFLLGIGSEGNGRAIVSYGNPDLSQHVSAYVPGLNTSLDKDFAQNDLKRARDTAIGAQGYESSSASIVWLGYDAPQLPDSDGIAGYFAIMGTGRAEKGGTAYDDFWSGLTATNTNKDPHFTAIGHSYGSRTVGAATQREGGIPGVDDIILVGSPGVGVDNAVELGVGARHVFVGAAANDPVTKLPSKTQAVVGSLGMLALGPAGAYVAGDLADPGDDDLWFGKDPASKAFGAVRFPVDPGPPVISGHGISAEAHSQYFDPVRDAMSADAIALIVSGHSSNLKIEEQR; encoded by the coding sequence GTGAGCACGGTCGTGGGTGTGATCAACGTGCTCACGTTGGCGTCCTCGGTCGACGCGGTGGATGGGCAGTTGCTCGGTGTGCTGCTGTATGCGGCTCTTCCGGGGATCGTCGGCTTGGTGCTGTCGTTCTACGCGCGTATCCATGGGCGTGGTGTGTGGTTCGGGCTCGTTGCCGTGCATGTCTGGCTGGTGCTCGGGTCGTTGGCGACGTTGGGTGCCGGGGACGTCGGGGTGTCCGGGCTGCCCCAGCTGGTGATGCCCGTGGCCGTCGTCGTGTTGCTGTTCCGGCCTGCGGCACGGGGATGGTTCCGGCTGGCCCGCGCGGAGCGGGACGTGGAGCCGCGGTTCAGAGTCAGAGGGCTTCGGTTACTCGTTGCTCGCCGGGACGGCGGGCAGACGGCGATGGAGTACCTCGGCCTGGTGCTGATCGTTGCCGCACTGGTCGGGGCGATCATGGCGACGACCGTCGGGACCCAGCTCACCGGTGAGATACGTAACGCCATATGCCAGTTGACCGGTGGTGCCTGCTCTTCACCCGGCAGTGATGTGGTCGCGGGAGGAAGGAGCGGGGAGGGTGAGGCCGGCTCCAGCGGCGGGCCGGGCAGCTCAGGCGGCTCAGGCGGTTCGGCCGGTTCAGGTGGCTCAGGCGGGTCGTCCGGGGCGGGCGGGTCGGCCGCCGCCGGGGGGACGCAGACCGGGACCGAGGGTGCCACCGGGGCACTGTCCGGCGAGGGCTCGGACACTGCCGGGAGCGCCACCACCGCAGGGAGCACCTCCAGTGCTGGGAGCGACACCGGCACCGGGGGTACCGGCACCGGAGGCACCGGGGGTACTGGCACCGGAGGTACCGGCAGCGGCGACACCTCAACAACAGGCACCTCCACAGCAGGCACCTCCACAGCGGGCACCCCCACCACCACCAAAAGCACCACCCCCGGCAACACCAAAACCCCCGGCTTCTTCGAGTCCCTGGTCGGCGACGGCCTGGGAGGGGACCTCCGGGGCGCGGCCAAGGCCATCGGCAGCCCCGTGAAGAGCGTCACCGGGGTGGTGGACCAGTGGTCCGAGCTGACCGGGGCTGCCAGGGAGAAGTGGGCGTCGGGGGATCACGCGGGGGCTATCGGCGCGTGGGTCGAGGCGTCCGGGGGCGTGGGGGTCGGGGGCATGGGGTTGCCCGGGTCCGGGCCCCGGGTGGTCGCGGCGGTCCGTGAGGACGAGCGGCAGTACCTGAACGACCGGATTCCGGTGAGTGCCTCGGCCGCCGGCCGGAAGGCGTGGTGGGACGGGCTGAGCCAGGCCGACCGCGGGCGGTACCTGGAGCTGTCCCCGGAGCGGATCGGCAACCTGGACGGGATTCCGGCCGCCGTCCGCGACCAGGCCAACCGGCAGAACCTCCAGACCCTGATCACCGAGCTCGAAGGCAAGGACGACAAGAAGTCGAAGCAGATCCTGGAGGGGATGAAGGAGATCGACCGGCAGTTGAAGGAGGGTTCTCAGCCGCCGATGTTCCTGCTGGGGATCGGGTCGGAGGGCAATGGCCGGGCGATCGTCTCGTACGGGAACCCGGACCTCTCGCAGCACGTGTCGGCGTACGTTCCGGGGCTGAACACCTCGCTGGACAAGGATTTCGCGCAGAACGACCTGAAACGGGCGCGGGACACCGCGATCGGCGCGCAGGGGTACGAGTCGTCCAGCGCCTCGATCGTCTGGCTCGGGTACGACGCTCCGCAGTTGCCGGACAGCGACGGGATCGCCGGGTACTTCGCCATCATGGGCACCGGGCGGGCGGAGAAGGGCGGGACGGCCTACGACGACTTCTGGAGCGGGCTGACGGCGACGAACACCAACAAGGACCCGCACTTCACCGCGATCGGGCACTCCTACGGTTCCCGGACGGTGGGGGCGGCCACGCAGCGGGAGGGCGGGATTCCGGGGGTGGACGACATCATCCTGGTGGGCAGCCCGGGGGTGGGCGTGGACAACGCGGTGGAGCTCGGGGTCGGTGCCCGGCACGTCTTCGTCGGGGCCGCCGCGAACGACCCGGTGACCAAGCTGCCGTCCAAGACGCAGGCGGTCGTGGGCTCGCTGGGGATGCTGGCGCTGGGCCCGGCCGGCGCCTACGTCGCGGGTGATCTCGCGGATCCGGGTGACGACGACCTCTGGTTCGGGAAGGACCCGGCGAGCAAGGCGTTCGGTGCCGTGCGATTCCCGGTGGATCCCGGTCCGCCGGTGATCAGCGGGCACGGGATCAGTGCCGAGGCGCACTCGCAGTACTTCGACCCGGTGCGCGACGCCATGTCGGCCGACGCCATCGCTTTGATCGTGTCGGGACACTCCAGCAATCTGAAGATTGAGGAACAGCGATGA
- a CDS encoding alpha/beta hydrolase, with the protein MKGALTWSALLAVPCGELDGAAGGWGRLSDRADVARDRIDQRILTGLRETQEGEAVDAALDRLRRLSRNFQYVHTETGLVRTALNSLAHEVRAHQKSVREAVEDAERLKFSVHADGSVSYPEKEGLVAGEPLPGGRTAGGSGFPDLTASPGTLTAPNPHAATAQDIADRIARAVTLATEADTRYAGILRSLKAEDGLDVPISAWTDAAADMASVREAARAYLNDHIPYRASAAERKEWWASLPPELRDEYLATYPDVIGNLDGIPAVVRDAANRDNLQLLIGKLAGLDDGEAAEKLEALRLIAEQLEAPLKPGDPPMYLLGIGDEGNGRAIVSYGNPDASKNVAAYVPGLNTSLDDRFARNDLRRARDTAKGMRRWDSGSASIVWLGYDAPQLVDSWSSFAVAGPGRAEKGGHSFHGFMDGIRVTNANEDPHLTAIGHSYGSRTVGAAAQQGDGIPGVDEIILVGSPGVGADHASDLNVGKSHVFVGAADNDPVTMLPTKTQMVASAAGLYFGGMYGAALAGDLVDPGDDDLWFGKDPASKEFGAHRFHVAAGPLPIDSKGIALAHSNYFDPVEDRASANNIALISVGRAREVKNEEYR; encoded by the coding sequence GTGAAGGGCGCGCTGACCTGGTCCGCGCTGCTTGCGGTGCCGTGCGGGGAGTTGGACGGCGCGGCGGGCGGTTGGGGCCGCCTCAGCGACCGAGCCGATGTGGCACGCGACCGGATCGACCAGCGGATCCTCACCGGTCTGCGCGAGACGCAGGAAGGCGAGGCGGTGGACGCCGCCCTCGACCGTCTGCGCCGACTGTCCCGGAACTTCCAGTACGTCCATACGGAGACCGGGCTGGTGCGCACGGCACTCAACAGCCTCGCCCACGAAGTACGCGCGCATCAGAAGTCGGTCCGTGAGGCAGTGGAGGACGCCGAAAGGCTGAAGTTCAGTGTGCACGCGGACGGGTCGGTGTCGTACCCGGAGAAGGAGGGGCTGGTAGCCGGGGAGCCCCTGCCGGGCGGGAGGACCGCCGGCGGCAGCGGGTTCCCCGACCTGACGGCGTCGCCGGGCACCCTGACCGCTCCCAACCCTCACGCGGCCACCGCCCAGGACATCGCAGACCGGATCGCCCGCGCGGTCACGCTGGCCACCGAGGCGGATACGAGGTACGCGGGCATCCTCCGCAGTCTGAAGGCCGAGGACGGCCTCGACGTCCCGATCTCCGCCTGGACGGACGCGGCGGCCGACATGGCATCCGTACGCGAGGCCGCACGGGCCTATCTGAACGACCACATCCCCTACCGGGCGTCCGCGGCCGAGCGCAAGGAATGGTGGGCCAGCCTCCCGCCGGAGCTGCGCGACGAGTACCTCGCGACCTATCCGGACGTCATCGGGAACCTCGACGGCATCCCCGCTGTCGTACGCGACGCTGCCAACCGGGACAACCTCCAGTTGCTGATCGGCAAGTTGGCGGGCCTCGACGACGGCGAGGCGGCGGAGAAGCTCGAAGCGCTGCGGCTGATCGCTGAACAACTCGAGGCGCCGCTCAAGCCCGGAGACCCGCCCATGTACCTCCTTGGGATCGGGGACGAGGGCAATGGGCGCGCGATTGTTTCCTATGGGAACCCGGATGCTTCGAAGAATGTCGCGGCTTATGTGCCGGGTCTCAATACATCCCTGGACGACAGGTTCGCAAGGAATGATTTGAGGCGAGCTCGAGACACAGCTAAGGGAATGCGCCGCTGGGATTCTGGAAGTGCGTCAATTGTCTGGCTCGGTTATGACGCGCCGCAGCTGGTGGACTCCTGGTCGAGCTTCGCGGTTGCTGGACCTGGGCGGGCCGAAAAGGGTGGTCATTCGTTCCATGGATTCATGGATGGTATTCGTGTGACAAACGCAAATGAGGATCCTCATTTGACGGCGATTGGGCATTCATACGGATCGCGAACTGTGGGAGCTGCGGCACAACAGGGCGATGGTATTCCGGGGGTTGATGAAATCATCCTTGTAGGCAGTCCGGGCGTCGGTGCCGATCATGCTTCTGATTTGAATGTTGGCAAGAGCCACGTGTTCGTCGGTGCTGCCGATAATGATCCCGTGACGATGTTGCCGACCAAGACACAGATGGTTGCCAGTGCTGCAGGACTTTACTTCGGCGGAATGTACGGTGCTGCGCTTGCCGGGGATCTGGTCGACCCGGGTGACGATGACCTGTGGTTCGGTAAGGATCCTGCGAGCAAAGAATTTGGTGCGCACCGCTTTCATGTTGCCGCAGGGCCGCTGCCGATCGACTCGAAGGGAATTGCATTGGCGCATTCGAACTACTTTGACCCTGTGGAGGACCGTGCCTCTGCGAACAATATTGCACTCATCTCTGTCGGCCGGGCACGCGAGGTTAAGAATGAGGAGTACAGGTGA
- a CDS encoding ATP-binding protein gives MHAPTVSPPWAYTLQLPHDPRSPGVARSVLRVVLRAHGMTGLGDTAELLVSELTTNAYRHSWGPYSLRMRGAGHRRIRLSVWDSNPEIPPPFRGSGETGSGGSGGVYVPAQQATLSERGRGLTLVQMCADSWGGRVLPGGPTGEGGKLLWVVCGEKPE, from the coding sequence ATGCATGCACCCACCGTATCGCCGCCGTGGGCGTACACCCTTCAACTGCCGCACGATCCACGCTCCCCGGGCGTTGCCCGCTCCGTCCTGCGGGTCGTGCTCCGCGCCCACGGCATGACCGGACTGGGCGACACCGCCGAACTGCTGGTGAGCGAGCTGACCACGAACGCCTACCGGCACTCCTGGGGCCCGTACTCGCTCCGGATGCGCGGCGCCGGGCATCGGCGCATCCGGCTCAGCGTCTGGGACAGCAATCCGGAGATCCCGCCCCCCTTCCGGGGCTCCGGGGAGACTGGGAGCGGCGGGAGCGGCGGGGTGTACGTACCGGCGCAGCAGGCGACGCTCTCGGAACGCGGGCGCGGCCTGACGCTCGTACAGATGTGCGCGGACAGCTGGGGCGGCCGCGTCCTTCCCGGCGGTCCGACCGGCGAGGGCGGCAAGCTGCTCTGGGTGGTGTGCGGGGAGAAACCGGAGTGA